Proteins encoded within one genomic window of Brassica rapa cultivar Chiifu-401-42 chromosome A09, CAAS_Brap_v3.01, whole genome shotgun sequence:
- the LOC103842398 gene encoding heterodimeric geranylgeranyl pyrophosphate synthase large subunit 2, producing MEAQILFLYLSLLALSLNFLFQYLKPRLSRMLQPSLETQAKAAILSRKEVAEFLDSPIVEVVEEEEDEDIYTISSSTFDFDPYMASKAEAVNKALDEAIPVGEPLKIHEAMRYAVLAAGKRVRPILCLASCGLVGGEENAAMPAACAVEMIHTMSLIKDDLPCMDNDDLRRGKPTTHKAFGEGIAILSGGALLSLAFEHMTTAEISSERMVWAVRELARSIGTRGLVAGQAKDISSEGLELNDVGLEHLEFIHVHKTAVLLETAAVLGAIIGGGSDEEIESVRKFARCIGLLFQVVDDILDETKSSEELGKTAGKDQLLGKLTYPKLMGLEKSKEFVKKLTKDARQHLHGFSTEKVAPLVALTNFIANRNK from the coding sequence ATGGAAGCTCAAATTCTGTTTCTCTATCTCTCACTCCTCGCTCTCTCTCTAAACTTCTTATTTCAGTATCTCAAGCCGAGGCTAAGCCGCATGCTCCAGCCTTCTCTTGAAACTCAAGCCAAGGCCGCCATTTTATCAAGAAAAGAAGTAGCCGAGTTTCTTGATTCTCCCATTGTGGAAGTagtagaagaggaagaagatgaagatatcTATACAATTTCTAGTTCCACGTTCGATTTTGATCCATACATGGCGAGCAAGGCCGAAGCAGTGAACAAAGCTCTAGACGAAGCCATACCGGTCGGGGAGCCACTCAAGATCCACGAAGCCATGCGTTACGCGGTTCTTGCGGCCGGAAAACGCGTTAGACCTATTCTCTGCCTCGCTTCCTGCGGTCTAGTAGGCGGCGAAGAAAACGCCGCGATGCCAGCGGCTTGTGCGGTTGAGATGATACACACCATGTCACTAATCAAAGACGACTTGCCTTGCATGGACAATGACGACCTGCGTCGTGGGAAGCCCACCACTCACAAAGCCTTCGGCGAAGGAATCGCCATTCTCTCCGGAGGAGCTCTCTTGTCTCTTGCGTTTGAGCACATGACAACGGCGGAGATATCCTCGGAGAGAATGGTTTGGGCGGTCAGGGAGCTGGCTAGGTCCATTGGAACTAGAGGGTTGGTCGCGGGACAAGCAAAGGACATAAGTAGTGAAGGTTTGGAGTTGAACGACGTCGGTTTAGAGCATTTGGAGTTTATCCATGTACACAAAACTGCTGTTCTGTTGGAAACTGCTGCGGTTCTTGGAGCCATTATTGGTGGTGGGTCTGATGAAGAGATTGAGAGTGTAAGAAAGTTCGCAAGGTGCATTGGATTGTTGTTTCAGGTGGTGGATGATATTTTGGACGAGACCAAGTCGTCGGAGGAGTTGGGAAAGACCGCCGGAAAAGATCAGCTACTTGGAAAGCTGACGTATCCCAAGCTGATGGGGTTGGAGAAATCTAAAGAATTTGTTAAGAAATTGACTAAAGACGCACGTCAACATCTCCATGGGTTTAGTACGGAGAAGGTGGCACCTTTAGTAGCTCTTACTAATTTTATTGCCAATAGAAATAAATGA